The Candidatus Sericytochromatia bacterium genome includes the window CCCTGGCCTTGTTTTCGGCCCACTGCGGTCAGGTCATGGCGGACCATCGGTTGCTGGGGATGCGTTGCCGTGGCGAGGCCTTGGGCCTCACGCTGGCGGCAGGCCATGTGGAGGTGGAGACGCGTCAGGGGACCTTGCGGGCGCGCCGGGTGGCGCTGGCGATCGGCGGCTGCGAGCATCCGGTCTGGCCGGTCTGGGCCATGGCCCTGCGGGCCCAAGGGGCGCCCATCCAGCACGTCTTTTCCCCCGACTTCCGACGGGAGCGCTTGCCCGCCTGGCAGCATGCGGTGGTCCTCGGCGGCGGGATCTCCGCCTACCAGCTGGCGATGGCGCTGGCCCGTCGGCAGCCCGGCCAGGTCACCCTGCTGTCACGCCATGCGCCTCGGGTTCACCTGCTCGACAGCGACCCGGGCTGGTCCACCCCGCGCCTGTTGGAGCCTTTTCGCAAGTTGCGCGATGCCGCGGACCGGCGTCAGGCGATTCGCGAGGCGCGCCGGCCCGGTTCGGTGCCGTCGGAGATTCTGGCCGAGTTTCAAGCCTTGCAAGCCAGCGGAGCCCTCACCCAGCGATGTGGCGGGGTGCGTGAGGCTTCCTGGGCGGCCGGCAGGCTGCAACTCGTGCTGGCGGACGGGCAGTGCCTGCTGGCGGATCGCCTGATCCTGGCGACCGGTTTTTCCGGTGAGCGTCCTGGCGGCCTGCTGTTACACCGCGCCATCAGCGAACATGCGTTGCCGCTCGCGCCCTGTG containing:
- a CDS encoding FAD/NAD(P)-binding protein; translated protein: MLDWLIIGGGPHGTHLSLVLTRDVGIPHERVRVLDPHLTPLAGWTARARNVGMTHLRSPAPYHLDTDPMALPYFLGQVPQLAEGAFLEPYKRPSLALFSAHCGQVMADHRLLGMRCRGEALGLTLAAGHVEVETRQGTLRARRVALAIGGCEHPVWPVWAMALRAQGAPIQHVFSPDFRRERLPAWQHAVVLGGGISAYQLAMALARRQPGQVTLLSRHAPRVHLLDSDPGWSTPRLLEPFRKLRDAADRRQAIREARRPGSVPSEILAEFQALQASGALTQRCGGVREASWAAGRLQLVLADGQCLLADRLILATGFSGERPGGLLLHRAISEHALPLAPCGYPLVDRALRWHPRLHVMGPLAELEIGPIARNLVGAQHAAARIAGAA